The DNA region TGGAGCGGAGTTTCCGAAGCCTACCAGGCCGACGGTTCCTACCAAACCACCGGCAATCGTTGTCAAGGCAAGCGGGATACCGGAAGCGAACGGAATGATGGCGCCTCCGCCAGGGATGCCCGGTACACCCGCAGGTCCTGCAGGCCCGACAGGTCCGACAGGTCCCGCAGGTCCGACAGGTCCAGCCGGCCCTACCGGTCCAGGAATGCCCTGTGGTCCTGCAGGCCCTGGAATGCCTTGAGGTCCCACAGGTCCGATCGGCCCAATCGGTCCAACCGGACCAATCCGTCCGCGTGAAACTCTTGGGCAGCGGCGCACAAGCACCAAGTCCTTTTTACCTTTGCCGTGGTGGTCATGTTTGCCATGATCGTGGCATTTCTTTTTGGCATGAAGCACTTTTTTCTCTATTTTTTTAGGTGAGCACAGTTTCTTTTTTCTAAGAGAACGATCCAAATTCAAGCACCTCCTTTAGATTTGTTCTATACTACGCATCTTTTGCCTTGGGGGCATGGGTTAATAGCGCATTCCTGATAGATGGATGCCTATTATTTGCTAGAATGTACGGTTGCCCTATCGGCGGTGGCCTACGGATTCCGTCCGGGACAGGCCTGAACGCAGGCTGAAATGAGCGGGGGATACAGGCAGGCATTAGGATGTGATCCGGCCTGCAGACAAATTTTTCAGGGCTGATACTGAGCCAGGAACTCGCTTAGATTCCTGCATGCAAATGAAGGTAAGCGGGAAATCCGTTCTGTTCAGGGGCAAGTCATTTGATTTCAGCGTGTAGAGCACCATCCATTTTGGTTAATTTATGATTGTGGTGGATCTGGTTCAGGGTGGTTGTTCGAGGGTTTCCGGGGGCCTCGCATTATCGATCTGCGCCATTCGGGATTTCCGCATGATGGATACATTAATGAAGACGTGGACACGATGGCATATAAGAAGCGGCTGCCGGATGATTCCGGAAGCGGGGTGCACCGCTCGCAGGCGGCTATCATTATAGAGGCGGCGATTATGAAGGACATGACGCAGAAGGCATGTACCACGCTATTTGTCCTCGATTACGGGCTAAGGAGATGATTAGTGATGAACTACAACCAAGGATCGATCCTGCAGGATAAGGAAATGGATTCGGATCTGGATCTATACCCTTCGAGGCAGCATGAGGAGTCCAGATTCCTAAAGAGCCAGGCCCGTGTTGTGCATTCGGAGTGGATGCTTCATGAGGCATCGTTGACGGAGCAGTCTATCTTCATGGTCTACAACAGGGTGGAGAACCAGGTCATCCAGCGGCATTCAGGCCGGAAGCCTGGACCGGAGTATATCGCCGCACGTGAGGATCTATGATCAGCCTGTCTCTCATAGGCTCGATCATCGGCATCAACGTAGTGTATGTCTCGATTTTTTCGCTGCGCTTGATTCTGATGATCAAAGGCAGAAGAGGAGTGGCCTCTCTGCTGGCCATGCTGGAGGTTTTTGTGTATCTGCTCGGTCTGAACCTTGTCCTTCAAAATGTAGACAATCCCTTTAACATGGCGGCGTACTGTCTCGGCTTCGGCCTTGGAGTCTATATGGGAAGCCGGATCGAGGAATATTTGGCGCTTGGCTACCTTGTCGTTCAAGTCATCGTTAACTCCCTGGAGACCGATCTGGCGATGAAGCTGCGCGAGAAAGGCTATGGCGTTACCTCCTGGGAGGCGGACGGCAAGGATGGCAAACGTCTGGTGCTGCAGGTACTCGTGAAGCGCAAGAACGAGCGGCGCTTGATGGAGACGCTGAACAAGCTCTCGCCGCAGGCCTTCATCATCTCCCATGAACCGAAGAGCTTTAAGGGCGGCTTCTGGGTCAGGTTGACCGAGGGACGCAGACAGTAACGGTCCGTATGTGCTCCATAAAGCGAAAAGCCCGCTTTCCGGAATCCAAATTCCAAGAAGCGGGCTTTTTATGGGCAAGAGCATGGGTTGGAGTATGCAGGGACCGGGCGGCAAAAATCGGAATCGAGCCCTTGGTGTCCCTGCGAATCTATAGGCATTTATCCGGCTTTTGCGGATAGGCTAGTCGTCTCTTTCCACTAAGTCAGCGTTTAGCAAACGACGGGTGCACCGCTTCCTCATCCTGATACCAGAAAAACGCGTAATCCGTCATGGTGGAGGAGCTTCCGAGCTGGCGCAGCATGGCCGCGATATTCCCGCGATGATACGTGCCGTGATTCACCACATGGAGCACGATTTCGGACAGGCGGGTGTCCCGAATGCCTGCATACGGATTATCCAAGGTGATGACCTGCTCCAGATCCGAATGGCCGCGGAAAAAAGACAGATAACCATCGGACAGCTCAATGAACCGCAGCTGCAGCTCCTCGGCGCTGAGGTCTTCCAGCTCTCCGCCCATCCGATGGGCTTCCGTCAACGCATCGTTCATATCCGAGCCTGTCAAAACCTTCAGCCAGCTGAAGTCGACGGTATAGATATGAATCAATGCGGCCGCTACGGACGGGAAGACGCTGTGGATCTTTTGGTTGTACAGCTCGCCGGGCAGCTCCAACAGCCGGTTGAAAATCGCTTGGTTCGCCCATGCATGATATTGATACATTTTTACGGGATAGGTCATTTTGAATCGCTCTCCTTTACCGCTTGGGGTATCGTTCTTGAACCCAGTGTAAACAAAAAAGTATGACAACGGACTGTCATACTTTAGGAGTAGCGTTGCAGCATTTTTTGCAATTTGGATTTCATCATGCTTCTAAGCTCGGCAGGCTCGATTATCTCGATATCGTCTCCGAAGCTCATCAGGGTTGACCAGAACCACCAGGATTCCGGCTGTTCAACTTCGAACGTCAGGCGGAGCGTACCGTCCTCTAGAAATTCACGCTGCACGTCATAGAATTGATCCATGGCTCTGGCGAGGGCGTTAGGCGATACATGCAGCACGACCTCCCGGGCGTCGGGCGATGATTCCCAGGCGCGGCGTTCTTCGTCCCTTGACGAAGCCTGGCGATCCGGTCCCTGCGTGTGTTCCTCCGCATGGTTGCGCTGAAACGGCTCCGCCGAAGAGGTCAGCTCCGACATTCTGGAAATGCGGAACTCCCGATAGTCCTGCCGCGTCCGGCAGTATCCGTACAGGTACCAGGCACCGAATTTATACATGAGGCGCAGAGGCTCCACCTTGCGGTGGATGCGCTCGTTCTTGGCGCTGATGTACTGGAAGGCCACGGTCTGCCGGTTCGTGATGGCGCCGCGAAGAAGCCTCAGCGATTCGTTATGGGTGCGCCAGCTGCCGATGTCCATCGACAGCCCCTGGGGTCCTGTGTTTCCGGAACGATCGATCGTTTGCAGCCGTTGGATCGTGTCCAGCGCACGCTCGTCCTCGAACACGGTCGACATGCTGTGGAGGATGGTGATCAGGGCACTGACGTCATAGGAGCCGAGCAGGCTTTTATCCATCTTGTACTGCTCCATGATGCCGTAGCCGCCGTTCACGCCTTGGTACGATACGACCGGAATGCCGGCCGCGCAGATGGCGTCAATGTCCCGGTATATGGTCCGCTGGGATACGTTATATTTTTCAGCAAGGGCGGACGCCGATAAAATTTCGTTATTAAGAAGCATGTAGATCATCGATATGAGCCGTTCCAGCTTCATGGGACCATCCTTTCAAGAGAATGGGGACCATTCTCCAATGATTCCGTATTATATCATAGCCAGGCCGTGAACAGGATGATGATTCCATTCCCCGCGGAATTCCCGTACAATAAAGGGGTAAGCAGATAGAAAGAGGCGTTGGCAGATATTAAAGGTGTGCGCGGATTAGAAACGGAGCTTGTCATCCGAGCGTCGACGCTGATCATCGTGCAGCAGTTAGAAAATGAGACCAAGGAGCGTGAACGCACATGGCCCGTACCAAGACGCAGAAGGCCCGCCGCAAGGCGGAACGCGCAGGCACATGGAGTGCCGTCATGATGAGAAAGACAAACGAGGATTTCGGCGCATTGTCCCAGCATGTGAGAGTGAAGCCCGGCAAGCAGGAGCAGCTGAATAAGATTAAGCATAAAAGGCGGATCGGAGACGATGGCGCTTTTTTTATTGGGTTACGGGTTGTGGTATAGTACGCTAGAGAGGTTAGCAAGCAGGATGGAGGTTGAGCATGGCAAAGCAAAAATTTTACGTGGTCTGGGTCGGCAAAGTCCCCGGCATATACACAAGCTGGGCCGAGTGCCAGCAGCAGGTGAATCAATATACGGGCGCAAAGTTCAAGGCGTTCGAATCAAGAAGCGAAGCGGAACAGGCCTTTGCCGCCGGATATAAAAATTACTGGGGACAATCCTCCGGACAAGGAGCGGGAGGGAGCGCAGGTTTCAAGCGCAGCCGCTCATCAGCGGCGGAGGATCCGGGCGAGATCGACTATGACAGCATCTCCGTCGATGTAGGGACACGGGGAAATCCCGGACCGGTGGAGTATAAAGGCGTAGATACCCGAACGGGGGACATCCTGTTCTCCTGCGGGCCGATTGCGAAAGGAACGAACAATCTCGGCGAATTTCTGGCAATCGTCCACGCGCTGGCCTATCTGAAAAAGATCGGGAGCAGCAAGACGGTATACAGCGATTCCCTGAACGCGATCAAATGGGTGAAGCAGAAGAAGGTGGTATCGACGCTGCCGAGGGACGCCTCCACCAAGGAAATCTGGGATCTGGTGGACCGTGCCGAGAGCTGGCTGCAAAACAATAATTATTCCAACAAGCTGCTCAAGTGGCAGACCAAGAGCTGGGGCGAAATAAAAGCCGACTATGGGCGTAAATAAATAGAGACATCAGGAGGAGGCCATACGATGACATATAAAGCCGTATTTTTCGACATTGACGGAACGCTTGTTAATGAAGAGAAGGAAATTCCGCAGGATACGATCGAGGCGATTGCACAGCTGAAGGAGAGCGGCATCGATGTATTTATTGCAACCGGGAGGGCGCCTTATTACTTTCAGCACTATGCGAAGCCGCTCGGCATCGATTCCTTTGTCAGCTTTAACGGCTCTTATGTCGTGTACAAAGGAAAAGTCGTGCATGAGCACCCGATTCCCGAAAAAACGCTGGAACTGCTGGAAAGCACCGCGCTTGCGAACAACCATCCCATCGTGATGCAGGGGGCCGAAGCAGGGTATAGCAACTACGAGGAGCATCCGTTCGTTGCCGAATCGTTCCATGATCTGCGGGTTGAGGTGCCCGGCTACAGAAGCAGCTACTGGAAGGAAGCGAAGGTGTACCAGGCGCTGCTGTATTGCGAAGCTCACGAGGAATCGCTGTACACGTCGGCCGAAGCTCCGTTCGGTAACCTGAACTTCGTGCGCTGGCATCGGGTGGCGATGGACGTCATTCCGGGAGGCGGCTCGAAAGCGAAGGGGATCGAAGCGGTGCTGAAGCATCTTGGAATCACCCCGGCCGAAGCCGTAGCGTTCGGGGACGGGTTGAACGATAAAGAAATGCTGTCGTACGTCGGGCTCGGAATCGCCATGGGCAATGCGCACGAAGAGGTGAAGCCGCTGGCCGATTTCGTGACCAAGCATGTGAACGAATGCGGCATTCGCCACGGACTGCGGCATGCGGGATTGATTTAAGGAAGCCAAGGGCAGGGGATAGCTGTCCTTGGCTTTTTTATAGGGATATGTTCGTAGTCGGAACGGCTGGATCAGATAAAAGAGATCTGCTCCATCCTATGTGTTAGCAGACGTCTCTTCGCTCCAACACGAAACGACTCCGTCAGCCCAGCAGCCGTCTCGCGCATGATATTGAAAAAAATCCATGCCGCAGCATGTGGATAAACGTTGCGCCTTGCGGAGAGGGGCTAAAATTCCGCTGTGTATAACATCACTGCCCAGTTCGTTATACACAGAGTTATGAACATCATCCACCGATGCTATGGATCAAGGCATGCCCGAGCCCTTTTTGAGGGAGAAGTTATCCCGGGTTTGTGAACAAATGTGGAAAAGTGCAAGGATTTCGAACGAAAGGTCGGCTCGCCCGGAAAGTTATCCCCATCCTCGATCGCTTGTCATTCCACCTCATGCACCTGCTTGTAATATTGATTCGGGGAAATTCCTACGTATTTTTTGAATACTTTGCTGAAATAGAACGGGTCGTCCAGGCCGGTTAAATACCCGATCTCCCCGAAGCTCAGATGGGTGGCCTCGATCAACTCCTTGGCATGGTTGATGCGGACCTGGTTGACATAGCGCATGATCGTATGCCCCGTGAGCTTGACAAAAACGCGGTTCATATAGTCGTAGTTGCACTCAAACCGCTGCTCGATGTCGGCGCTCGTGATTTTCTCTGAGTAATGCTCATGAATATAATCCAGAAGGGCATGCACTTTCATGTAAGTTTTGGTATGCGGACTGTTCTGCTCCAGCTCATCGAACAGGCTGTGGCGGGACAGCTCAATCAGCATCTCCATGAATTTCAAGGCGGTCATGGTGCGGTTAAAATGCTTCCTCCGATAGAGCTGCAGCATTTCCCCCAGCGCGTGAAGCATATGATGGAGGCTCTTCTTCTGCGTCAGGGAGCAGTTCTTCGGAAAATACAGCTTCCTGCTCCCGTTTCCGCCGCCAGGGGCCTGGCTGTTTGTCATGATCCACTGCTCGGCCAGCAGCGAAAGCGGCTGTTCCGGCACGGCCTCGATGCAGGGATGCTCGAAGTGGATATAGTAGTAATCGCATGTATGCTTCTCGATTCCTTCATGTTCGACATGCGGCTCCAACACGAGCAAATCGCCTTTTCGCAGGATGTAAGGGATACCGTTCTCCCGAATATGAAGCTCGCCCTTCTTGATGAAATAAAGGATGTATTCATGTGTGTTCCGTTTGAAATGGATCCAGGGATTCTTGTATGAGACAAAGCCCATCAGCTTGATTCTCGGCATGTAATCGGCATTCATCGCCAGCATGGAAATGCACCCTTTCCAATGACGCGAAGTCGTTTTTGTACAAAAAGAGTAACTTTCACACATTCCCGTTCATTGTAACACAGCCTATACTCATGGTGAATGAAACGAAGGACGTACAGGAGGATGGTTCACCGTGACACTCAGAATAGGCGTGATCGGTTTAGGCGGAATCTCAGGCGCCCATATCGCCGGTATTCTGGCCAGCCCCGATGCCGAAGTGTGGGCGATCTGCGACAGCAGCGAGGAGGCGCTTCAGGCGAAGGGCGACCAGCTCGGCGTGCCGGAGTCGCGCCG from Paenibacillus ihbetae includes:
- a CDS encoding exosporium glycoprotein BclB-related protein; its protein translation is MDRSLRKKKLCSPKKIEKKVLHAKKKCHDHGKHDHHGKGKKDLVLVRRCPRVSRGRIGPVGPIGPIGPVGPQGIPGPAGPQGIPGPVGPAGPVGPAGPVGPVGPAGPAGVPGIPGGGAIIPFASGIPLALTTIAGGLVGTVGLVGFGNSAPTVTLAGGTVDLTGAGGTLLNFAFNTPRAGIIDAISATFSTTVALSLAGTTVTITAQLYSAPATSNVFTPIPGALVTLAPPLTGVLALGQVSNGFVDGLGIPVAANTRLLMVFSATAAGLTLVTAVAGYGSAGVSII
- a CDS encoding DUF2179 domain-containing protein; the encoded protein is MISLSLIGSIIGINVVYVSIFSLRLILMIKGRRGVASLLAMLEVFVYLLGLNLVLQNVDNPFNMAAYCLGFGLGVYMGSRIEEYLALGYLVVQVIVNSLETDLAMKLREKGYGVTSWEADGKDGKRLVLQVLVKRKNERRLMETLNKLSPQAFIISHEPKSFKGGFWVRLTEGRRQ
- a CDS encoding DinB family protein; its protein translation is MTYPVKMYQYHAWANQAIFNRLLELPGELYNQKIHSVFPSVAAALIHIYTVDFSWLKVLTGSDMNDALTEAHRMGGELEDLSAEELQLRFIELSDGYLSFFRGHSDLEQVITLDNPYAGIRDTRLSEIVLHVVNHGTYHRGNIAAMLRQLGSSSTMTDYAFFWYQDEEAVHPSFAKR
- a CDS encoding helix-turn-helix transcriptional regulator, producing MKLERLISMIYMLLNNEILSASALAEKYNVSQRTIYRDIDAICAAGIPVVSYQGVNGGYGIMEQYKMDKSLLGSYDVSALITILHSMSTVFEDERALDTIQRLQTIDRSGNTGPQGLSMDIGSWRTHNESLRLLRGAITNRQTVAFQYISAKNERIHRKVEPLRLMYKFGAWYLYGYCRTRQDYREFRISRMSELTSSAEPFQRNHAEEHTQGPDRQASSRDEERRAWESSPDAREVVLHVSPNALARAMDQFYDVQREFLEDGTLRLTFEVEQPESWWFWSTLMSFGDDIEIIEPAELRSMMKSKLQKMLQRYS
- the rnhA gene encoding ribonuclease H — protein: MAKQKFYVVWVGKVPGIYTSWAECQQQVNQYTGAKFKAFESRSEAEQAFAAGYKNYWGQSSGQGAGGSAGFKRSRSSAAEDPGEIDYDSISVDVGTRGNPGPVEYKGVDTRTGDILFSCGPIAKGTNNLGEFLAIVHALAYLKKIGSSKTVYSDSLNAIKWVKQKKVVSTLPRDASTKEIWDLVDRAESWLQNNNYSNKLLKWQTKSWGEIKADYGRK
- a CDS encoding Cof-type HAD-IIB family hydrolase yields the protein MTYKAVFFDIDGTLVNEEKEIPQDTIEAIAQLKESGIDVFIATGRAPYYFQHYAKPLGIDSFVSFNGSYVVYKGKVVHEHPIPEKTLELLESTALANNHPIVMQGAEAGYSNYEEHPFVAESFHDLRVEVPGYRSSYWKEAKVYQALLYCEAHEESLYTSAEAPFGNLNFVRWHRVAMDVIPGGGSKAKGIEAVLKHLGITPAEAVAFGDGLNDKEMLSYVGLGIAMGNAHEEVKPLADFVTKHVNECGIRHGLRHAGLI
- a CDS encoding helix-turn-helix transcriptional regulator, which gives rise to MLAMNADYMPRIKLMGFVSYKNPWIHFKRNTHEYILYFIKKGELHIRENGIPYILRKGDLLVLEPHVEHEGIEKHTCDYYYIHFEHPCIEAVPEQPLSLLAEQWIMTNSQAPGGGNGSRKLYFPKNCSLTQKKSLHHMLHALGEMLQLYRRKHFNRTMTALKFMEMLIELSRHSLFDELEQNSPHTKTYMKVHALLDYIHEHYSEKITSADIEQRFECNYDYMNRVFVKLTGHTIMRYVNQVRINHAKELIEATHLSFGEIGYLTGLDDPFYFSKVFKKYVGISPNQYYKQVHEVE